One window of the Sulfurimonas crateris genome contains the following:
- a CDS encoding OmpP1/FadL family transporter, translated as MRNIVLFTLFCSSLFAGGYKIPETSLNSVALSAANVAHAWGADAAYYNPANMVFMKNEAVVEANLMYIGLSDINYKAAGIDINSKRENFVVPTLHYVSQEISGARYGLSIVSPAGLSKRWQSAPAIYSAEEFTLQTVEINPSVALPIGDKIAVALGIRAIYSEGVVKRSPPGVSLDMNGDSIDIGYNLALSYKASPELEMALAYRSKVDLSVEGDVSLNTLKSNASVSIPVPALLNIAVAYTLPSKTTFEFVYERNFWSEYKELDFDFGQGLPDPAPIAKNWRDTDTFRFGITQKLEKLTLMGGLLIDESPTPNETLGFELPDSDSFSVSFGARYQVSEKINVGIGALYSVREDKKVSNGSLEGEFSNANALLISSALEYRF; from the coding sequence GTGAGAAATATAGTTCTTTTTACTCTATTTTGCAGCAGCCTCTTCGCAGGAGGGTATAAGATTCCGGAGACATCTTTAAACTCCGTTGCTCTTAGTGCCGCAAATGTCGCACACGCTTGGGGCGCAGATGCGGCATATTATAATCCTGCAAATATGGTTTTTATGAAAAATGAGGCGGTTGTGGAAGCAAACCTTATGTATATCGGGCTTAGCGATATAAACTATAAAGCAGCAGGCATAGATATAAACTCAAAAAGAGAGAACTTTGTCGTTCCCACTCTTCACTATGTCTCGCAGGAGATAAGCGGTGCACGTTATGGGCTTAGTATAGTCTCTCCCGCAGGTCTTTCAAAAAGATGGCAGAGCGCTCCTGCGATCTACTCGGCGGAGGAGTTTACGCTTCAAACCGTAGAGATAAATCCGAGCGTTGCACTTCCTATCGGCGATAAGATAGCTGTTGCTTTGGGGATCAGAGCGATATACTCAGAGGGAGTGGTAAAAAGGAGTCCCCCTGGTGTTTCGTTAGACATGAATGGTGACTCCATAGACATAGGATATAATCTTGCACTCTCTTATAAGGCTTCACCGGAACTTGAAATGGCACTTGCGTACCGTTCAAAAGTAGATTTGAGTGTAGAGGGTGATGTTTCTCTCAACACTTTAAAAAGTAATGCATCTGTTAGTATTCCCGTACCTGCTCTTTTAAACATTGCAGTTGCCTATACTTTACCAAGTAAAACAACTTTTGAGTTTGTTTATGAGAGAAATTTTTGGTCTGAATATAAAGAACTTGATTTTGACTTTGGACAAGGCTTGCCAGATCCTGCACCAATCGCAAAGAATTGGAGAGACACTGATACTTTTCGCTTCGGTATAACGCAAAAATTGGAAAAACTAACCCTTATGGGCGGTCTGCTCATCGATGAATCACCAACGCCGAACGAGACACTTGGTTTTGAGCTGCCCGACTCTGACTCGTTCTCTGTATCATTCGGTGCAAGATACCAAGTGAGCGAGAAGATAAATGTAGGCATCGGCGCTCTTTATTCGGTAAGAGAAGATAAAAAGGTCTCAAACGGCTCACTTGAGGGCGAATTTTCAAACGCAAACGCACTGCTGATATCATCAGCTTTAGAGTATAGATTTTAA
- a CDS encoding ATP-binding protein has product METLIDFLEAKDIEKTVIFAQLKCSKTEAQLLQTLAKRYMRGEDDVLILDLLQEIYGNEKYEGIKHIAEVKLLLELGWLHQQSFTPIKISEVTPLELLNSAVGLSPSFLKLLQEGALESELPDIKPYSDHLEYLQDQFLRIDLYQKMSAIRQNVHEHSLGIDRTQAKLKQLEKRIEDRVAQTPEKLVLDKFFKQKKMDAKEQVIFLALLREEYSATDASLREMNTLIELISLDEYERIKNRSLLEDGSNLINDGIIDYEEMLNPFGGISRAFYIVDDVLQSIIHPQKNKKVRRIKLNTLIDEQDIFELVEPETSLEDVVLANETQDTLKNLMRQLDKEVVGRLVEWGIKDKKSGIDARIIFYGAAGTGKTMTAYSLAKSLKRQVLAFDCSKILSMYVGESEKNVRKIFDTFYDLCEKTKTEPILLLNEADQFLGARSSGTNSGADQMHNQMQNIFLEQIEKFKGVLIATTNLLENIDKAFSRRFNYKIEFKKPNKEQRLALWKKMLPLNAPYEEGFDASELSSYSLTGGQISLIVKNTAYKVAVREKPLFSLEDFEQEIKKEKDASFDSEKMMGFLNK; this is encoded by the coding sequence TTGGAAACATTAATTGATTTTTTAGAAGCAAAAGATATAGAAAAAACAGTTATTTTTGCTCAGCTAAAATGTAGTAAAACAGAAGCACAGTTGTTGCAGACACTCGCAAAGAGATATATGCGTGGGGAAGATGATGTCCTCATCCTAGACCTGCTTCAAGAGATATACGGCAACGAGAAGTATGAGGGGATAAAGCACATAGCCGAGGTCAAGCTTCTTTTGGAACTTGGCTGGCTCCATCAGCAGAGCTTTACGCCTATTAAGATATCAGAGGTCACGCCTTTGGAGCTTTTAAACAGCGCGGTAGGACTATCTCCCTCATTTCTGAAACTTCTTCAAGAGGGGGCGCTTGAGAGTGAACTGCCAGACATTAAGCCATACTCGGACCATCTTGAGTATCTTCAGGATCAGTTTTTACGCATAGACCTCTACCAAAAGATGAGCGCTATCCGCCAAAATGTGCATGAGCACTCTTTGGGCATAGACAGAACTCAGGCAAAGCTAAAACAGCTTGAAAAACGTATAGAGGACAGAGTAGCTCAAACCCCTGAAAAGCTCGTGCTAGATAAGTTTTTTAAGCAGAAAAAGATGGACGCAAAAGAGCAGGTTATTTTTCTAGCTCTCCTTCGTGAAGAGTACAGCGCAACAGACGCCTCTTTGCGCGAGATGAATACGCTAATTGAGCTGATATCGCTCGATGAGTATGAACGTATAAAGAACCGCTCGCTGCTGGAGGATGGCTCAAACCTTATAAACGACGGAATAATCGACTACGAGGAGATGTTAAATCCTTTTGGCGGCATCTCGCGTGCGTTTTATATTGTAGATGATGTTCTTCAGAGCATTATCCATCCGCAAAAAAATAAAAAGGTTCGCAGAATAAAGCTTAACACGCTTATCGACGAGCAGGATATTTTTGAGCTTGTTGAACCAGAGACCTCGCTTGAAGATGTCGTACTGGCAAACGAGACGCAAGATACGCTTAAAAACCTTATGAGACAGCTAGACAAAGAGGTTGTCGGAAGACTTGTGGAGTGGGGCATCAAAGATAAAAAGAGCGGCATTGACGCAAGAATTATCTTCTACGGTGCGGCTGGAACTGGTAAAACTATGACCGCGTACTCTCTTGCAAAGTCGCTTAAGCGTCAGGTTCTGGCGTTTGACTGCTCAAAGATACTCTCTATGTATGTAGGAGAGAGCGAGAAGAATGTGCGTAAGATCTTTGATACTTTTTATGACCTTTGCGAAAAAACAAAGACGGAGCCTATCCTTCTGTTGAACGAGGCTGACCAGTTTTTGGGCGCTAGATCTAGCGGAACGAACAGCGGTGCAGATCAGATGCACAACCAGATGCAGAACATATTTTTGGAGCAGATAGAGAAGTTCAAAGGCGTTCTTATCGCTACGACAAACCTGCTTGAAAATATAGACAAAGCGTTCTCAAGACGTTTTAATTACAAGATAGAGTTCAAAAAACCGAACAAAGAGCAGAGGCTTGCATTGTGGAAAAAGATGCTCCCTCTAAACGCTCCCTACGAAGAGGGTTTTGACGCGAGTGAGCTATCAAGCTATTCATTAACGGGCGGACAGATAAGCTTGATAGTGAAAAATACCGCATATAAGGTAGCTGTAAGAGAAAAACCTCTTTTTTCTTTAGAAGATTTCGAGCAGGAGATCAAAAAAGAGAAAGATGCCAGTTTTGACAGTGAGAAGATGATGGGGTTTTTAAATAAGTAA
- a CDS encoding NADH-quinone oxidoreductase subunit C, whose product MRAYKPKDDVQAKAYYTDRFYVSPQVPKSPVESDEVFAADLEAIKSKVEVLDAYIQVEQMVVYIKPEDNYKVLELLRDECDYTQLSEMSAIDWLAARGGFEIFYQMLSMNKRKRLRIKMFINKGEAVNSVEKLFRSADWSEREMFDMFGIEANGHPFMKRILMPYDWQGYPLLKTYPLQGDEFASWYEVDKIYGKEARDIIGPELRDTAKVDRYDSERFARLGHEVPKGTKITGNEPKNEQNYQEDGGVFMIKKFDKKDSVVIDDPQR is encoded by the coding sequence ATGAGAGCTTATAAACCAAAAGATGACGTACAAGCAAAAGCCTACTATACGGATAGATTTTATGTCTCTCCTCAAGTGCCTAAGTCACCGGTAGAGAGTGATGAAGTTTTTGCTGCAGACTTAGAAGCTATAAAGTCAAAAGTCGAAGTTCTTGATGCTTACATTCAAGTTGAGCAGATGGTCGTTTACATTAAGCCTGAAGATAACTACAAGGTTTTAGAGCTTTTAAGAGATGAGTGCGACTATACACAGTTAAGTGAAATGAGTGCGATTGACTGGCTTGCTGCAAGAGGCGGGTTTGAGATCTTTTACCAGATGCTAAGCATGAACAAACGCAAACGCCTTCGCATAAAAATGTTTATCAACAAAGGCGAGGCTGTAAACTCTGTAGAGAAACTTTTCCGCTCTGCTGACTGGTCTGAGCGTGAGATGTTCGATATGTTCGGCATCGAAGCAAACGGACATCCGTTTATGAAGAGAATTCTTATGCCTTACGACTGGCAGGGATATCCGCTTCTTAAAACTTATCCTCTGCAAGGCGATGAGTTTGCCTCATGGTATGAAGTTGACAAGATATACGGCAAAGAGGCACGCGATATTATCGGGCCTGAACTTCGCGATACTGCAAAAGTGGACAGATACGACTCTGAGAGATTCGCACGTCTTGGACATGAAGTGCCTAAAGGGACTAAGATCACGGGCAACGAGCCTAAGAATGAGCAGAACTATCAAGAAGATGGCGGTGTTTTCATGATTAAAAAATTCGATAAAAAAGATTCGGTCGTTATTGACGACCCTCAAAGATAG
- a CDS encoding DUF3147 family protein, producing MIYYIFKLTVTAFLIVLISEIAKRSSLMGALLAAIPLVSILAMIWMYIDTNDSKSAVEFSSRIVWLIAPSMTLFIVFPLLIKKGMHFYPSLIISTLLTITAYYGVIYFLGKVGIKL from the coding sequence TTGATATACTATATCTTTAAACTCACAGTCACGGCATTTTTAATAGTATTGATATCAGAAATTGCTAAAAGAAGCAGTTTGATGGGTGCGCTGTTGGCAGCTATTCCACTGGTCTCAATACTTGCTATGATATGGATGTATATAGATACGAACGATAGCAAAAGTGCCGTGGAGTTCTCAAGCAGGATTGTCTGGCTGATCGCTCCGTCTATGACTCTATTTATAGTGTTTCCTCTGCTGATAAAAAAAGGTATGCACTTCTATCCAAGTCTTATCATCTCTACGCTGTTGACGATCACGGCTTACTACGGTGTCATATATTTTTTAGGTAAAGTAGGGATCAAGCTATAG
- a CDS encoding NuoB/complex I 20 kDa subunit family protein produces MAQHKINYTQNGGLPVALTSIDKIVNWGRSNSIWALTYGLACCGIEMMASGASRYDFDRFGTIFRASPRQADVMIVAGTLTKKHAEFIKRLYDQMTEPKWVISMGSCANTGGMFNTYATVQGVDRIIPVDLYLPGCAPRPETLQYGVMLLQKKIRANHASRAQKAKRLM; encoded by the coding sequence ATGGCACAACATAAAATAAATTATACGCAAAACGGCGGATTGCCGGTTGCACTTACAAGTATAGACAAGATAGTAAACTGGGGACGTTCAAACTCTATTTGGGCGCTTACTTACGGACTTGCTTGTTGCGGTATCGAGATGATGGCATCGGGTGCTTCAAGATATGACTTCGACAGATTCGGAACGATCTTTAGAGCATCTCCTCGTCAGGCAGACGTTATGATAGTTGCAGGAACGCTTACAAAAAAACATGCCGAGTTCATCAAGAGACTTTACGATCAGATGACTGAGCCAAAATGGGTTATCTCAATGGGTTCATGTGCAAATACGGGCGGTATGTTCAATACTTACGCTACTGTTCAGGGAGTTGACAGAATCATCCCTGTTGACTTGTATCTTCCAGGGTGTGCTCCTCGCCCTGAAACGCTTCAGTACGGTGTTATGCTTCTGCAAAAAAAGATTCGTGCGAACCATGCTTCAAGAGCACAAAAAGCTAAAAGGTTGATGTAA
- the nuoD gene encoding NADH dehydrogenase (quinone) subunit D codes for MQVKNRLTPFFENITFDREDNEMILNFGPQHPSAHGQLRLMLHLQQEMIVKAHPDIGYLHRGMEKMAENMIYNEFMPTTDRMDYIASSSNNYGFALAVEKLVGLEVPRRAKVIRMMLLEINRLMSHLFWLATTALDIGAMTVFLFAFREREYLMDIIEGYCGARLTHAAIRIGGVPLDIQDSFIAQLRTFLDKLPANIKDYEDLLDTNRIWLMRMEEVGTISKEMALSWGCTGPMLRASGVAWDIRKEEPYELYDEVEFKVPYSDKGDNFARYRIYMEEMRESAKILYQTIDMYEKCVKNNQTELMAHAPKYVSAPKLDIMTQNYSLMQHFVLVTQGMRPPVGEVYVATESPKGELGFYINSQGGPYPYRLKLRAPSFWHTGILTDLLPGHYIPDVVSIIGTTNIVFGEVDR; via the coding sequence ATGCAAGTAAAAAACAGATTAACCCCGTTTTTTGAAAATATCACTTTTGATAGAGAAGACAATGAGATGATATTAAACTTCGGTCCTCAGCACCCTTCTGCTCACGGACAGTTACGTTTAATGCTTCACCTTCAGCAAGAGATGATTGTAAAAGCGCATCCGGATATCGGATATCTTCACCGCGGTATGGAGAAGATGGCTGAGAATATGATCTACAACGAGTTTATGCCGACGACTGACCGAATGGACTATATCGCATCATCTTCAAACAACTACGGATTTGCACTGGCAGTTGAGAAGCTTGTAGGTCTTGAAGTTCCTCGCCGTGCAAAAGTTATTCGTATGATGCTTCTTGAGATCAACCGCCTTATGAGCCACCTTTTCTGGCTGGCAACTACTGCGCTTGATATCGGTGCTATGACTGTCTTCCTTTTCGCATTCCGCGAGAGAGAGTATCTTATGGACATCATCGAGGGGTACTGCGGAGCTAGACTTACTCATGCTGCTATCCGTATCGGCGGAGTTCCTTTAGATATCCAAGATAGTTTTATCGCTCAGCTTCGTACGTTTTTAGACAAGCTTCCGGCAAATATCAAAGATTATGAAGATCTTCTTGATACTAACCGTATCTGGCTTATGAGAATGGAAGAGGTGGGAACTATCTCAAAAGAGATGGCACTTTCATGGGGCTGTACAGGACCAATGTTAAGAGCTTCGGGCGTTGCTTGGGATATCCGTAAAGAGGAGCCATACGAGCTTTATGATGAAGTAGAGTTCAAAGTTCCTTACTCTGACAAGGGCGATAACTTCGCAAGATACCGCATCTATATGGAAGAGATGAGAGAGTCTGCAAAGATCCTTTACCAGACAATAGATATGTACGAGAAATGTGTAAAAAACAATCAGACTGAGTTAATGGCTCATGCGCCGAAATATGTCTCTGCTCCAAAGCTTGACATCATGACGCAAAACTACTCTTTGATGCAGCACTTTGTTCTTGTAACTCAGGGTATGAGACCTCCTGTAGGAGAGGTTTATGTGGCTACTGAGTCCCCAAAAGGCGAGCTTGGTTTTTACATCAACTCTCAAGGCGGACCTTACCCGTACAGATTAAAACTGCGTGCTCCGTCATTCTGGCACACGGGAATTTTAACTGACCTTCTTCCTGGTCACTACATTCCGGATGTTGTTTCTATAATCGGTACAACAAATATCGTATTTGGAGAGGTAGATCGCTAA
- a CDS encoding ion transporter — protein sequence MHSKIKTIVESRSFVNFITYLIILNGITMGLETSKEFMANFGGVTSLFNTLVISIFTIEIAMRIYVHRLSFFKDPWSIFDFSIVAISLVPLSAGFEILRVLRVLRLFRLVTVVPQMRKIVSALISVIPGMLSIAALMGLFFYIFAIMATQLYSEKFPEWFGTLGESFYTLFQIMTLESWSMGIVRPVMEVYPLAWVFFVPFIFVVTFIMINLIVAIVVDAMSIINKKEEEHIVEEVHTAENHTNSELSLLREEIAELKALLKASVKS from the coding sequence ATGCACAGTAAAATCAAAACGATTGTAGAGAGCAGGAGCTTTGTTAACTTCATAACCTACCTTATCATCCTAAACGGCATAACTATGGGGCTTGAGACTTCAAAAGAGTTTATGGCAAATTTTGGCGGAGTTACTTCACTTTTTAACACGCTTGTCATCTCAATTTTTACAATAGAGATTGCGATGCGCATCTATGTTCACAGGCTCTCTTTTTTCAAAGACCCGTGGAGCATTTTTGACTTTTCAATTGTGGCAATATCGCTTGTTCCGCTAAGCGCAGGTTTTGAGATACTGAGAGTTTTAAGAGTTCTAAGACTCTTTAGGCTTGTCACGGTCGTGCCTCAGATGAGAAAGATAGTCTCCGCACTTATAAGCGTTATCCCTGGAATGCTCTCTATCGCTGCACTCATGGGGCTCTTCTTCTACATCTTTGCCATCATGGCGACACAGCTCTACTCCGAGAAGTTCCCAGAGTGGTTTGGAACGCTTGGCGAATCTTTCTACACCCTTTTTCAGATAATGACATTAGAGTCTTGGTCTATGGGAATCGTGCGCCCCGTCATGGAAGTGTATCCGCTTGCATGGGTATTTTTTGTTCCGTTTATCTTTGTCGTGACCTTCATTATGATAAACCTTATAGTCGCTATCGTAGTAGATGCAATGTCGATCATAAACAAAAAAGAGGAGGAGCACATCGTAGAAGAGGTTCACACAGCTGAAAATCACACAAATAGCGAACTATCCCTGCTTAGAGAAGAGATCGCGGAGTTAAAAGCTCTGCTAAAAGCGAGCGTTAAGAGCTAG
- the nfo gene encoding deoxyribonuclease IV translates to MNKFVGAHVSASGGVFNAVENAVAIGAKAFALFTKNQRQWSAKELDGETIEKFKKALQESGILPRHILPHDSYLINLGHPEADKREKSIDAFLDEVQRCELLGLDRLNFHPGSHLKQISEDECLGKISDAMNRTLEKTEGVSLVLENTAGQGSNLGWKFEHLAQIIDKVEDKSRVGVCIDTCHMFTAGYDIRTREAYDKTWSEFDKIIGFKYLMGMHINDSKAKFESHVDRHHSLGKGEIGLDAFRFIMNDERMNDIPLILETIDDTIWKDEIALLYSFEN, encoded by the coding sequence ATGAATAAATTTGTAGGTGCGCATGTAAGTGCAAGCGGAGGTGTTTTCAATGCAGTTGAAAATGCAGTGGCAATAGGAGCAAAGGCATTTGCTCTTTTTACGAAAAACCAGAGACAGTGGAGCGCCAAAGAGCTTGATGGCGAGACGATAGAGAAGTTTAAAAAAGCTCTGCAAGAGAGCGGAATATTGCCTCGTCATATACTTCCTCACGACTCGTACCTTATAAACCTTGGTCATCCCGAAGCGGATAAAAGAGAAAAATCAATAGACGCTTTTTTGGATGAGGTGCAGAGATGCGAGCTATTAGGGCTTGATAGACTCAATTTTCACCCGGGAAGCCATCTTAAGCAGATAAGCGAAGATGAGTGTCTGGGTAAGATCTCAGATGCTATGAACAGAACTCTTGAAAAAACAGAGGGTGTAAGCTTGGTTCTTGAAAATACTGCAGGACAGGGAAGCAATCTAGGCTGGAAGTTTGAGCATCTGGCTCAAATAATTGATAAAGTAGAAGATAAAAGCCGTGTCGGAGTCTGCATAGACACCTGCCATATGTTCACGGCTGGTTATGATATAAGAACAAGAGAAGCTTACGATAAAACGTGGAGCGAATTTGATAAGATCATAGGTTTTAAATATTTGATGGGAATGCATATAAACGACTCAAAAGCAAAATTCGAATCGCACGTTGACAGACACCACTCTCTAGGCAAAGGCGAGATAGGGCTTGATGCGTTCAGGTTTATCATGAACGATGAGAGGATGAACGATATACCTCTTATCCTTGAGACGATCGATGATACCATCTGGAAAGATGAGATAGCGCTGCTTTACTCTTTTGAGAATTAA
- a CDS encoding lysophospholipid acyltransferase family protein: MSISVENYFNHNYPSFAKLPTLVRNGVLSFFKRAFHEDEINDVLAKNRHLDAFDFIEFVLDYFSIDININKNQLSRIPSYGRVVIIANHPLGALDSLALLNVIKDVRKDIKIVASNFLEEFKNLDEVLIPIENVKGKMQRGSVEAIYEALQKEQVVVIFPSGEVSRARLDGIKDTKWKKGFLKIAQNTKAPILPIYIDAKNSKTFYLLSMLNKALATATIPHEMFKHYNKNISFTIGKSIPYESYYAPNIEISNRVKLLRKHFYQVAKKQKGIFKTHNGIALAENRQELKKELQNAKAIGETTDGKKIYLYANADENVLIKEIGRLREISFRQVKEGSGKQRDIDDFDYCYEHIILWDDKDLEIVGSYRIIKAGEMVEAYGIDGLYSSTLFEFKVESQAYLQNSIELGRSFVQPKYWNSRALDYLWQGIGAYLRTNPDIRYMFGCVSISGSYSDEATAILVYFYMNYFGSKVKSVKHHESYIIDEAKKKRFEELFFNNDYEKDIVILKHELQVMGHAIPTLYKQYSELCDDGGVEFVDFGRDREFENCVDGFIVVDTTKLKEQKRKRYLLR, encoded by the coding sequence ATGTCAATCAGCGTAGAGAACTACTTTAACCATAACTACCCATCTTTTGCCAAACTGCCCACTCTTGTTCGAAATGGAGTGCTCTCTTTTTTTAAAAGAGCTTTTCATGAAGATGAGATAAATGATGTCTTGGCTAAGAACAGACACCTTGATGCGTTTGATTTTATTGAGTTCGTGCTTGATTACTTCAGCATTGACATCAATATAAATAAAAATCAGCTCTCAAGAATCCCATCTTACGGCAGAGTTGTCATAATAGCGAACCACCCGCTGGGCGCGCTTGACTCTTTGGCGCTTTTAAACGTCATTAAAGATGTAAGAAAAGATATAAAGATCGTTGCATCTAATTTTCTAGAAGAGTTTAAAAATCTCGATGAGGTGCTTATCCCGATAGAGAATGTAAAAGGGAAGATGCAAAGAGGCTCCGTGGAGGCGATTTACGAAGCACTTCAAAAAGAGCAGGTCGTGGTGATCTTTCCATCCGGCGAAGTGAGCCGCGCAAGACTTGACGGCATAAAAGACACCAAGTGGAAAAAGGGGTTTTTAAAGATAGCCCAAAATACAAAAGCTCCTATCTTGCCCATATATATCGATGCAAAAAACTCAAAGACCTTCTATCTTCTCTCAATGCTCAACAAAGCGTTGGCAACGGCTACTATCCCGCATGAGATGTTTAAACACTACAACAAAAATATCTCTTTTACCATAGGCAAGAGTATCCCATACGAGAGCTACTATGCGCCCAATATCGAGATTTCAAACAGGGTAAAGCTTCTGCGCAAGCACTTTTATCAGGTTGCCAAAAAGCAAAAAGGCATCTTTAAAACTCACAACGGCATAGCCTTGGCAGAGAACAGACAGGAGCTTAAAAAAGAGCTTCAAAATGCAAAAGCGATAGGCGAGACGACTGACGGCAAGAAGATCTATCTCTACGCCAATGCGGATGAGAACGTTCTTATAAAAGAGATAGGAAGACTTCGTGAGATTAGTTTTAGGCAGGTAAAAGAGGGGAGCGGAAAACAGAGAGACATAGATGATTTTGACTACTGTTATGAGCATATCATCCTTTGGGATGACAAAGATCTGGAGATAGTAGGTTCGTACCGCATAATAAAAGCGGGTGAGATGGTCGAGGCATACGGCATTGACGGTCTATACTCATCTACCCTTTTTGAGTTCAAGGTCGAATCTCAAGCATATCTGCAAAACTCCATTGAGCTTGGACGCAGTTTTGTGCAGCCGAAATATTGGAACTCAAGAGCGCTTGACTACCTTTGGCAGGGAATCGGCGCATACCTAAGAACAAATCCCGATATTCGTTATATGTTTGGATGCGTGAGCATATCTGGTTCTTACAGCGATGAAGCTACCGCTATTTTGGTCTATTTTTATATGAACTATTTCGGTTCAAAGGTAAAGAGTGTAAAGCATCATGAGAGCTATATTATCGATGAGGCTAAGAAAAAGAGATTTGAAGAGCTCTTTTTTAACAACGATTATGAGAAGGACATTGTCATCTTAAAGCATGAACTTCAAGTAATGGGTCATGCTATCCCGACACTATATAAACAGTATAGTGAACTTTGTGATGATGGCGGAGTTGAGTTTGTTGATTTTGGCAGAGACAGAGAGTTTGAGAACTGTGTTGACGGCTTTATCGTTGTAGATACAACCAAGTTAAAAGAACAAAAAAGAAAACGCTATCTCTTAAGGTAG
- a CDS encoding nucleoside deaminase, whose translation MNDFMHQAVKEAFSGVEHNHGGPFGAVIVKDGKIISKAHNQVIKNNDPTAHAEMNAIKKASKKLGTFDLSGCEIYTTCMPCPMCLGAIKWANIKTVYYGASSRDADKIGFRDAEFYEKETLELKNIDREECLKPFKAWSAKEDKTLY comes from the coding sequence ATGAACGACTTTATGCACCAAGCAGTTAAAGAGGCATTTAGCGGCGTAGAGCACAATCACGGCGGTCCATTTGGAGCGGTGATCGTAAAAGATGGCAAGATAATCTCAAAAGCTCACAATCAGGTTATAAAGAACAACGATCCAACAGCCCACGCCGAGATGAATGCGATCAAAAAAGCCTCTAAAAAACTGGGCACGTTCGATCTTAGCGGATGTGAGATATATACCACATGTATGCCGTGTCCCATGTGTCTGGGTGCTATAAAGTGGGCAAACATTAAAACCGTTTACTACGGTGCCTCAAGCAGAGATGCCGATAAGATAGGCTTTAGAGATGCAGAGTTTTACGAAAAAGAGACATTGGAGCTAAAGAACATCGACAGAGAAGAGTGTCTGAAGCCTTTTAAAGCGTGGAGCGCAAAAGAGGATAAAACTCTCTACTAA
- a CDS encoding NAD(P)H-quinone oxidoreductase subunit 3: MEHVVTSNPYFGVFVLFLLTFGAFIVTTIIARLASRALAAKSNEKIKLSVYECGPEVTKQPNRISPQFYLFALLFLLFDVEIVFMFPWAVDFKLLGWFGFAEMLMFILLLTIGFIYAWKKGALEWHNIK; this comes from the coding sequence ATGGAGCATGTAGTGACTTCAAATCCGTATTTTGGGGTGTTTGTACTTTTCCTTCTGACATTCGGTGCATTTATAGTTACGACGATTATAGCGCGTTTGGCGAGTCGTGCGCTGGCGGCTAAAAGTAACGAAAAAATTAAATTATCGGTGTATGAGTGTGGACCTGAGGTTACAAAACAGCCAAACAGAATCTCTCCGCAGTTCTATCTCTTTGCTCTGCTTTTTTTGCTTTTTGATGTAGAGATAGTCTTTATGTTCCCTTGGGCAGTTGACTTTAAGCTACTTGGATGGTTCGGTTTTGCCGAGATGTTAATGTTTATACTGCTTTTAACTATCGGTTTTATTTATGCATGGAAAAAAGGAGCGCTTGAATGGCACAACATAAAATAA